Proteins encoded together in one Orrella marina window:
- a CDS encoding monovalent cation/H+ antiporter subunit D, whose protein sequence is MSHLPIFPVIVPLLVGALMLLLRDSSHALRTLLGLVAILTQLAIAIALLLYVGGYVTGPWPDGVGVYLLGDWPAPFGIVAVVDQLSAIMLLLTSVLGLATWLYAITKWDRAGVHFHPLFLFLMMGLNGAFLTGDLFNLFVFFEVLLAASYGLALHGSGRQRVRAGLHYVAVNLVASFLLLIAMAIIYGIAGSLNMADLAARAGELSGPDRRLFETGAAILGIAFLTKAAAWPLNFWLPATYTAAAAPVTAVFMIMTKVGVYAMLRIGSLLLPTGAPAGFGGEWMFPLGIATLCFGVVGVIATQPPQRQASYCAIMSSGTLFAALGMPGVMLTGPALFYLISSVLGLGAFFMLLEMIGRTQRFGAQVLAVSLEAFKLTDPKAADKSDDVVGVAMPAVMAFLGLSFVACALIIAGLPPLSGFVAKFTLIAAALQTDAGTLRDNTWIFMGVVVFSGFASLIALSRTGVRLFWNSSNLIIPRLRVSEAAPVTLLIVVTIAMSVWAGPVMQYLDRTASYLDNPGAYIDAVLSQNPGRTIISSERLP, encoded by the coding sequence ATGAGTCATCTGCCTATCTTCCCTGTCATCGTCCCGCTGCTGGTAGGGGCGCTCATGTTGTTGTTGCGTGATAGCAGCCACGCATTGCGCACGCTCCTGGGGCTGGTTGCGATTCTGACTCAGCTCGCTATCGCCATTGCTCTGCTTCTCTATGTGGGTGGCTACGTCACAGGGCCGTGGCCCGATGGCGTCGGTGTCTATCTGCTCGGTGACTGGCCGGCACCCTTTGGCATTGTGGCTGTTGTTGACCAGTTGTCAGCGATCATGCTGCTCCTGACCTCCGTGCTGGGGCTGGCAACCTGGCTATACGCCATCACCAAGTGGGATCGCGCAGGTGTGCACTTTCATCCCCTGTTCCTGTTCCTGATGATGGGTCTGAACGGTGCATTCCTGACCGGCGATCTGTTCAATCTGTTCGTTTTCTTTGAAGTGCTGCTGGCTGCATCCTATGGACTGGCATTGCACGGCTCCGGACGTCAGCGTGTACGGGCGGGCCTGCATTATGTCGCCGTCAACCTGGTGGCGTCGTTTCTGTTGCTCATCGCCATGGCGATCATTTATGGCATTGCGGGGTCATTGAACATGGCCGATCTCGCGGCACGCGCGGGTGAACTGAGCGGGCCAGACAGACGGTTGTTCGAAACCGGAGCTGCGATCCTCGGCATTGCCTTTCTGACCAAGGCGGCTGCCTGGCCACTGAACTTCTGGCTACCCGCGACGTATACTGCGGCCGCCGCTCCGGTGACTGCCGTGTTTATGATTATGACCAAAGTGGGCGTGTATGCCATGCTGCGGATCGGTTCATTGTTGCTTCCGACGGGTGCGCCTGCCGGATTTGGTGGTGAATGGATGTTTCCGCTCGGCATTGCAACCCTGTGCTTTGGGGTGGTCGGGGTCATTGCCACCCAGCCCCCGCAGCGTCAGGCCAGCTATTGCGCCATCATGTCCTCGGGCACCTTGTTTGCGGCACTCGGCATGCCTGGCGTGATGTTGACTGGTCCGGCCCTGTTCTACCTCATCTCGTCGGTGCTGGGTCTTGGTGCGTTTTTCATGTTGCTGGAGATGATCGGGCGTACCCAGCGCTTTGGTGCACAGGTGCTCGCCGTCAGTCTGGAGGCATTCAAACTCACTGACCCCAAAGCGGCCGACAAGAGCGACGACGTGGTCGGCGTAGCCATGCCCGCGGTGATGGCATTTCTGGGACTGTCGTTTGTGGCGTGCGCACTGATCATTGCCGGGCTGCCTCCCCTATCGGGTTTTGTGGCCAAGTTCACACTGATCGCTGCCGCGCTTCAGACCGATGCCGGCACCTTGCGCGACAACACCTGGATTTTCATGGGTGTTGTCGTATTTTCCGGTTTTGCGAGTCTGATTGCGCTGTCTCGCACCGGTGTTCGTTTGTTCTGGAACTCGAGCAATCTGATCATTCCGCGACTGCGAGTGAGCGAAGCCGCACCGGTGACCTTGCTGATCGTGGTCACCATTGCCATGTCGGTCTGGGCCGGCCCGGTCATGCAGTATCTGGATCGAACGGCCAGTTATCTGGACAATCCTGGCGCCTATATTGATGCGGTTCTGAGCCAGAACCCGGGGCGCACAATCATTTCCTCGGAGCGTTTGCCATGA
- a CDS encoding CaiB/BaiF CoA transferase family protein, giving the protein MQAFEGIRIIDLTRVLAGPYLSYQFALLGADVIKVEPVIKGESTRWRSEGDVILGNAGMSPSFITQGSNKRSLTLDIDTPKGQEIFLKLVQSADVVIENLRTGSMARRGIGYEDARKVNPGIIYCSVTGYGQKGPKARYPAYDSVIQAASGLMSVTGTDASGPLKAGPPVVDYAMGHAGAFAVAAALFHRQRTGQGQHIDLSMLDTNLSLMASLLTTHMNSGTVPGRRGNEAPSRSPASTTFETSEGLLAIAINEQHQFEHLMQTVGLGDWLGDERFKDAATRRQHTEVLRDAIARALLRHPASHWACALNEAGVPASEVVTVDHVVKDPQVATRAYFKSFSADECGLSKGITVPLATAYKFETDGPEIRTPPPRVGEHTEAILMNLGYNEETIDSLRKSSIV; this is encoded by the coding sequence ATGCAGGCGTTTGAAGGAATTCGGATTATTGATCTGACACGGGTTCTTGCAGGACCCTACCTTTCCTACCAGTTTGCTCTGCTTGGAGCAGACGTCATCAAAGTCGAGCCAGTCATAAAAGGCGAGTCCACTCGCTGGCGTTCCGAAGGTGATGTGATTCTTGGCAATGCGGGCATGTCTCCATCATTCATTACGCAGGGTTCCAACAAGCGCTCGCTGACGCTGGACATCGATACACCGAAAGGGCAGGAGATTTTCCTGAAACTGGTGCAAAGTGCTGACGTCGTTATCGAAAACCTTCGAACGGGCTCAATGGCCCGACGGGGTATCGGGTATGAAGATGCCAGAAAGGTCAATCCCGGCATCATTTATTGTTCGGTGACTGGTTATGGACAGAAGGGCCCCAAGGCAAGGTACCCGGCATACGATAGTGTGATCCAGGCAGCCTCAGGACTGATGAGTGTCACGGGAACCGATGCGAGTGGTCCTTTGAAAGCGGGGCCACCCGTTGTGGATTACGCAATGGGTCACGCAGGTGCATTTGCCGTTGCGGCCGCACTGTTTCACCGGCAACGAACCGGTCAGGGCCAGCACATCGATCTTTCGATGCTCGACACAAACCTGAGTCTGATGGCCTCCTTGCTAACCACGCACATGAATAGCGGCACAGTGCCAGGGCGGCGAGGAAACGAAGCCCCAAGTCGCTCTCCGGCATCCACCACATTCGAAACAAGCGAAGGATTGCTGGCAATCGCAATCAACGAACAACACCAGTTCGAACACCTGATGCAAACAGTCGGACTCGGCGACTGGCTCGGCGATGAAAGATTCAAAGATGCGGCAACGCGACGCCAACATACCGAAGTGTTGCGAGACGCCATCGCTCGTGCACTGTTGAGGCACCCGGCTAGTCACTGGGCATGTGCCCTGAACGAGGCCGGGGTGCCAGCAAGCGAGGTCGTCACGGTTGACCACGTCGTCAAAGATCCGCAGGTCGCAACGCGCGCCTATTTCAAATCTTTCTCTGCCGATGAGTGCGGTCTGTCGAAAGGCATCACCGTACCTCTGGCAACAGCCTACAAGTTCGAGACTGACGGACCCGAGATCCGGACACCCCCGCCCCGTGTGGGTGAGCATACCGAGGCGATACTCATGAATCTCGGATATAACGAAGAAACGATTGATTCTCTGCGCAAGTCCAGCATCGTCTGA
- a CDS encoding Na+/H+ antiporter subunit C, whose protein sequence is MELILSLAIGVLAGSGVWLLLRPRTFQVIIGLSLISYAVNLFIFAMGRITLGSPPVIDTDWAADVAHYADPLPQALVLTAIVIAFATTALFLVILLAARGLTGTDHVDGRETNK, encoded by the coding sequence ATGGAACTGATACTGTCTCTGGCCATCGGTGTTCTGGCAGGTTCGGGAGTCTGGTTGCTGCTTCGGCCCAGAACATTTCAGGTCATTATTGGACTGTCGCTGATCTCTTACGCAGTGAATCTTTTCATTTTTGCGATGGGGCGCATCACGCTGGGCTCTCCGCCGGTGATCGATACCGACTGGGCTGCTGATGTGGCGCACTATGCCGATCCGTTGCCGCAGGCTCTGGTACTTACCGCCATCGTGATTGCATTTGCGACCACGGCATTGTTTCTGGTGATCCTGCTGGCAGCCCGCGGCTTGACCGGAACCGATCACGTTGATGGAAGGGAGACCAACAAGTGA
- the mnhG gene encoding monovalent cation/H(+) antiporter subunit G, translated as MMTDLPLWAEIIVSLLLVIAGFFAFTGSLGLIRLRDFYSRIHAPTLGNTLASFCVVVAIILTAFFTEDRFVAHTLLVSFFLIITSPITAMLLMRAAIKRDVLRELQKQSDKTRERANEQGNTEAGKTP; from the coding sequence ATGATGACAGACCTGCCCTTGTGGGCCGAGATCATTGTCTCGCTGCTACTGGTGATCGCCGGGTTCTTTGCGTTCACGGGATCGCTGGGACTCATCCGCCTGCGCGACTTCTACAGCCGCATCCATGCCCCTACCCTGGGCAACACGCTGGCGTCGTTTTGTGTGGTGGTCGCCATCATATTGACCGCGTTCTTTACCGAAGACAGGTTTGTAGCCCACACCCTGTTGGTGAGCTTTTTTCTGATCATCACCTCCCCTATCACAGCGATGTTGCTCATGCGGGCAGCCATCAAACGGGATGTCCTGCGCGAACTGCAAAAGCAGTCGGACAAGACCAGGGAACGGGCGAATGAGCAAGGCAATACCGAGGCTGGCAAGACGCCGTAA
- a CDS encoding MFS transporter: MTTDPRFFNKNLVLLILCQGLFLINNVTFIAINGLVGFNLTPIPWMATLPVMGYVVGGALSTSLVARTQSRYGRKRSFQIGLLVAILSSLICAYAAWSQSFWTLVAGTFIAGYYSANGQLYRFAAPELTAATHREKAISWVLAGGLIGAVAGPNLASWSKDIMAVPFLGPYLVLTIVGITGLIVMTQISFPDEVRSQTTSSSGRPLSEIISQPIFIVAMIGGSLGYGVMNLLMAATPLAMDVQGFSFAESATVIQWHVIGMFAPGFFTGSLIKRYGTLEVMWVGLLLNIVCVVVALSGTSYEQFLISLFLLGVGWNFLFTGATNLAMQSYRPEEKDKAQAAINFSVFFIMAVSSFSSGALVTTRGWFWLNVGSIVPLVVIAVGLTWLWTMRRQERIRTA; the protein is encoded by the coding sequence ATGACAACTGACCCGCGTTTTTTTAACAAGAATCTGGTTCTTCTCATCCTGTGCCAGGGACTGTTTCTGATCAACAACGTCACTTTCATCGCTATCAACGGACTGGTCGGGTTCAACCTGACCCCCATTCCCTGGATGGCGACCTTGCCCGTCATGGGTTATGTGGTCGGTGGGGCGCTCTCGACTTCGCTAGTGGCCAGGACGCAAAGCCGCTATGGACGCAAGCGATCGTTCCAGATCGGTTTGCTGGTGGCAATTTTATCGTCGCTCATCTGTGCCTATGCGGCCTGGAGCCAGAGTTTCTGGACTCTGGTTGCAGGAACCTTCATCGCGGGCTACTACAGTGCCAATGGCCAGCTCTACCGCTTTGCGGCCCCTGAACTGACAGCTGCCACCCATCGCGAGAAAGCCATTTCCTGGGTACTTGCTGGGGGTCTGATCGGCGCGGTCGCTGGACCCAACCTTGCTTCATGGTCCAAGGACATCATGGCTGTCCCATTCCTGGGCCCCTATCTGGTTCTCACGATTGTCGGGATCACCGGGTTGATCGTCATGACCCAGATCTCGTTTCCAGATGAAGTGAGGTCGCAAACCACGAGCAGTTCGGGCCGACCACTGTCAGAGATCATCAGTCAACCCATCTTCATCGTTGCAATGATCGGTGGCTCGCTGGGATACGGCGTTATGAATCTTCTCATGGCGGCCACTCCGCTTGCCATGGATGTGCAAGGCTTCTCGTTTGCCGAATCGGCAACCGTTATCCAGTGGCATGTGATCGGCATGTTTGCCCCGGGATTTTTTACAGGTTCACTCATCAAGCGCTACGGCACACTGGAAGTGATGTGGGTGGGACTGCTGCTGAACATTGTCTGTGTGGTGGTGGCACTCTCGGGTACCTCCTATGAGCAGTTCCTGATTTCTCTCTTCTTGCTAGGTGTTGGGTGGAACTTCCTCTTCACAGGGGCAACCAACCTGGCGATGCAGTCCTACAGACCTGAAGAGAAAGACAAGGCCCAGGCTGCCATCAACTTCAGCGTGTTTTTCATCATGGCCGTTTCATCCTTCAGTTCCGGTGCACTGGTCACCACGCGAGGCTGGTTCTGGCTCAATGTGGGTTCCATCGTGCCGCTGGTCGTGATCGCAGTGGGTCTGACCTGGCTCTGGACCATGCGCCGTCAGGAAAGAATCAGAACCGCCTGA
- a CDS encoding LysR substrate-binding domain-containing protein, with amino-acid sequence MKLSHLKALCEIIDKDLHLSDAAFALHRSQPALSRQIQQLEEDLGTILFERSRNRLLRLTPHGEFIVEVARRIVGDASNLRRFAQDAKDQDVGTLTLATTHTQARYTLPRTIQRFMAQYDRVELTLLQGSPVQCCDMVARGQADLAVCAEVYDRDDVIQLPCHQMQRIVVTQPGHPLLSRHPLTLGDICQYPLILYGEGFNGRSVVDSAFQAAGLTPKVTLSAIDADVSKTYVEMGLGIAILASVTFDPDKDTGLRRVDASHLFSSSSLCVVMRPNSYLRNFTYELIRLFAPHITRIQIQQALNRTNLPYSQTPSL; translated from the coding sequence ATGAAGCTCAGCCACCTGAAAGCACTTTGCGAAATCATTGACAAAGACTTGCATTTGTCTGACGCAGCTTTTGCACTACATCGTTCGCAACCGGCCTTGAGCAGACAAATCCAGCAACTTGAAGAGGATCTCGGCACGATTCTGTTTGAACGGAGTCGAAACAGACTACTTCGACTCACGCCCCATGGTGAGTTTATTGTCGAGGTTGCTCGCCGCATCGTAGGAGACGCGAGCAACCTTCGCCGGTTCGCGCAAGACGCCAAAGACCAGGACGTCGGTACGCTGACATTAGCCACAACCCACACGCAGGCCCGCTACACGCTACCTCGGACAATCCAGCGTTTCATGGCTCAGTATGATCGAGTAGAGCTCACGTTGTTGCAGGGAAGCCCCGTCCAGTGTTGCGACATGGTCGCCAGGGGGCAAGCTGATCTGGCCGTCTGTGCAGAAGTGTACGATCGGGACGATGTCATTCAGTTGCCCTGCCATCAGATGCAGCGCATTGTTGTTACGCAACCAGGCCATCCATTGCTGAGCCGACACCCGCTGACACTTGGGGACATTTGCCAGTATCCCCTCATCCTCTACGGAGAGGGCTTCAACGGTCGATCTGTGGTTGACAGTGCGTTTCAAGCCGCGGGATTGACACCCAAAGTCACACTCAGTGCAATTGACGCCGACGTCAGCAAGACTTATGTCGAAATGGGGCTTGGCATCGCGATACTGGCCTCGGTCACCTTCGATCCGGACAAAGATACAGGATTGCGCAGAGTGGATGCGAGTCACCTGTTCAGCTCTAGCAGCTTGTGTGTCGTAATGCGCCCGAATAGTTACCTGCGAAACTTCACGTATGAACTGATTCGATTATTTGCTCCGCATATCACCCGGATTCAGATCCAACAGGCGCTAAATCGCACCAACTTGCCATACAGCCAAACGCCCAGTCTGTAG
- a CDS encoding Na+/H+ antiporter subunit E, with protein sequence MQWFYLPTLLLGLWLLLNDSLSVGNIVLGLILALFFGFGSYALRPLRARLSSPLVALKLVFRVALDVLRSNMEVARIVWFTRDQATPGFIRIPLTMTDPHGLAALSCIITYTPGTVWSEFVQEEGLLTLHVLDLKDEAHWIHKIQHDYERPLKEIFK encoded by the coding sequence ATGCAATGGTTTTATCTACCGACGTTGCTGCTGGGACTCTGGCTACTGCTCAATGACAGCCTGTCTGTCGGCAACATTGTGCTGGGGTTGATTCTGGCACTTTTCTTCGGGTTCGGTTCGTATGCGTTGCGCCCGCTCAGAGCCAGGCTATCGAGTCCGCTGGTGGCCTTGAAACTGGTGTTCAGAGTCGCACTCGATGTGCTGCGCTCGAATATGGAAGTGGCCAGGATTGTCTGGTTCACCCGGGATCAGGCTACGCCGGGATTCATCAGGATTCCACTTACCATGACCGATCCTCATGGACTGGCGGCACTGTCGTGCATCATCACTTACACCCCGGGTACAGTCTGGTCCGAATTCGTTCAGGAAGAAGGTCTGCTGACCCTGCATGTTCTCGACCTGAAGGATGAAGCGCACTGGATTCACAAGATTCAGCACGATTATGAACGTCCGCTCAAGGAGATATTCAAGTGA
- a CDS encoding Ldh family oxidoreductase codes for MDRIEQTRLTALAVSALQSYGLSPSHAEQTAEILVLADMFGLHTHGLSRVQSYGERIELGGVKRDPDIRIEEVGLAMSRVDGDDAIGPLVGQISLRQAMQQARHAGVGAVFARASNHFGPIAPYCYLAAQEGFASFICSNASLTIAPWGGKESRLGNSPLAFGVPNPGGDPFILDMALSVAARAKIRQAMQKGESIPDTWATDIEGRPTSDPARALSGFLLAIGGHKGYGLALAVDLFAGLLSGSSYLTHVKSWSDEPGEPSKLGHFFLLIDTRKLGSTEWLTERMQDFAGILHDTPASDPDRPVIVPGEIELDRYRQALAEGVPVSEQVLAHLQSRAR; via the coding sequence GTGGACAGAATTGAACAGACCCGGCTGACAGCACTCGCTGTCAGTGCCTTGCAGTCGTACGGACTGAGCCCGTCGCATGCCGAACAAACTGCCGAGATTCTGGTCCTGGCCGATATGTTTGGCCTGCATACCCATGGATTGAGCCGCGTGCAGTCCTATGGTGAACGCATCGAGCTTGGCGGCGTCAAGCGTGACCCCGACATTCGTATTGAAGAGGTCGGGCTGGCCATGAGTCGAGTGGATGGGGACGACGCCATTGGGCCGCTGGTCGGACAAATCAGTCTGCGCCAGGCAATGCAACAGGCACGCCACGCCGGGGTAGGGGCTGTGTTCGCCCGCGCCAGCAATCACTTCGGGCCGATCGCACCGTATTGCTACCTGGCAGCACAGGAAGGTTTCGCTTCCTTCATCTGCAGCAACGCCAGCCTGACGATAGCCCCTTGGGGCGGCAAGGAATCAAGGCTGGGTAACAGCCCTCTGGCGTTTGGCGTTCCCAACCCTGGGGGAGATCCCTTCATTCTCGATATGGCCTTAAGCGTGGCCGCGCGCGCCAAGATACGTCAGGCCATGCAGAAAGGAGAGTCCATTCCCGACACCTGGGCCACCGATATCGAAGGGCGACCGACCTCCGATCCGGCCAGGGCCTTGAGCGGGTTTCTGCTCGCCATTGGGGGACACAAAGGGTATGGGCTCGCGCTGGCCGTGGATCTGTTTGCAGGATTGCTATCCGGTTCGTCTTACCTCACTCACGTGAAGTCCTGGTCTGATGAGCCGGGTGAGCCATCGAAACTTGGCCATTTTTTCTTGCTGATCGATACGCGCAAACTGGGTTCCACAGAGTGGCTGACCGAGCGGATGCAGGACTTTGCAGGGATTCTGCATGACACCCCGGCATCGGATCCGGACCGTCCAGTGATTGTCCCTGGCGAAATCGAGCTCGATCGTTATCGACAGGCGCTTGCTGAAGGGGTGCCTGTATCCGAGCAGGTCCTTGCACACCTGCAATCACGGGCCAGGTGA
- a CDS encoding Bug family tripartite tricarboxylate transporter substrate binding protein has product MKHSLISSSLAMSILLLLSTSASHATTDNFPDKPVHLIVGFGAGGGTDVVARAIAKQLSLELGQSVVVENRPGAGGSIGASYVARAKPDGYTLLFTSASSVTISPAINPKLDYTQSDFTPVAQVTTAPLLLAVNKDLGIRSVSDLIARTKENPGALNFASSGLGSGPHLAGVYFQQEADVDLTHVPYKSGAASVTSVLAGDTQVTFATTPTSLGLIRSGELVGLAVTTREATALVPELEGMAQAGLPGYEIFQWNGVFAPANTPQDVVEKLFTAIESAMMNEEVQKNIQSAGTDVKVSASPAAFSEFLQENNKFWRDLVKSSGAIIN; this is encoded by the coding sequence ATGAAACATTCATTGATCAGTTCAAGCCTCGCGATGTCAATCCTGTTGCTTCTTTCCACCAGCGCAAGTCATGCGACAACAGATAACTTTCCAGACAAGCCTGTTCACCTGATAGTTGGGTTCGGTGCGGGTGGCGGGACAGATGTGGTTGCACGCGCCATCGCAAAACAGCTATCTCTGGAGCTGGGGCAGTCTGTTGTCGTTGAGAACAGGCCCGGCGCCGGCGGATCGATTGGCGCGAGCTATGTTGCCCGGGCAAAACCAGATGGCTACACGCTACTCTTCACCAGTGCAAGCAGCGTCACCATCAGCCCGGCCATCAACCCGAAACTCGATTACACGCAGAGCGACTTCACACCGGTTGCGCAGGTAACGACCGCCCCGTTGTTACTCGCTGTCAACAAGGATCTGGGGATTCGTTCGGTTTCTGACTTGATCGCCAGGACAAAAGAGAATCCTGGCGCTTTGAACTTCGCCTCGTCTGGTCTTGGTTCTGGCCCGCATCTGGCAGGTGTTTACTTCCAGCAGGAGGCGGACGTTGACCTGACCCATGTGCCCTACAAAAGCGGCGCAGCGTCCGTGACGTCTGTCCTTGCTGGTGATACACAGGTCACGTTCGCGACAACGCCCACCTCGCTTGGCTTGATCCGGAGTGGCGAACTGGTTGGCTTGGCAGTTACTACCCGTGAGGCGACTGCTCTCGTGCCAGAACTGGAGGGCATGGCACAAGCTGGGCTGCCAGGCTACGAGATCTTCCAGTGGAATGGCGTCTTTGCGCCTGCCAACACGCCACAAGACGTTGTCGAGAAGCTCTTCACTGCCATAGAGTCTGCCATGATGAATGAAGAAGTTCAAAAGAATATTCAATCGGCTGGCACCGACGTGAAGGTTTCTGCGTCGCCAGCAGCGTTTTCTGAGTTCCTTCAGGAAAACAACAAGTTCTGGAGGGATCTGGTTAAAAGTAGTGGCGCAATCATCAACTGA
- a CDS encoding K+/H+ antiporter subunit F: protein MSSIVNLASIFALGCFVLGIMLAVYRLSTGPTMADRVLALDTMYINGMLVLLTLGLRFDSALYFDVALLICVFGFVGSVAMAKFLLRGEVIEP, encoded by the coding sequence GTGAGCTCGATTGTCAATCTGGCCTCCATCTTCGCGCTGGGCTGTTTTGTGCTGGGCATCATGCTGGCGGTGTACCGTCTGAGCACGGGCCCCACCATGGCAGACCGGGTGCTGGCACTTGACACCATGTATATCAACGGCATGTTGGTGTTGCTCACACTGGGTCTGAGATTTGATTCTGCACTGTACTTTGATGTGGCCTTGCTGATCTGCGTGTTTGGTTTCGTCGGGTCGGTTGCGATGGCAAAGTTTCTGTTGCGTGGGGAGGTGATCGAGCCATGA